Proteins from one Thermodesulfovibrionales bacterium genomic window:
- a CDS encoding MerR family transcriptional regulator, producing MRNRQRPLYMIRIVSQMLNVHPQTLRLYEREGLVVPKRLNRFRYYSDEDVERLNLILKLTRELGVNKAGVDIILRLRKRLSLLQELIDEMMGYLDEDLRFRFKERLKSLLMEEE from the coding sequence ATGAGAAACAGGCAGAGACCCCTCTACATGATAAGGATTGTATCCCAGATGCTGAATGTTCATCCCCAGACATTAAGGCTTTATGAAAGAGAGGGGCTAGTGGTACCAAAGAGACTAAATCGATTCAGATATTACTCTGATGAGGATGTCGAAAGGCTTAATCTCATACTTAAACTTACAAGAGAACTTGGTGTTAATAAAGCTGGTGTGGACATAATTCTTAGGTTGAGGAAAAGGCTTTCTCTCCTTCAGGAACTCATTGATGAGATGATGGGCTATCTTGATGAGGACCTGAGGTTCAGATTCAAGGAAAGATTAAAAAGTCTATTAATGGAGGAGGAATAA
- the dnaJ gene encoding molecular chaperone DnaJ, whose amino-acid sequence MVGTKDYYKILGVDRNASDEEIKKAYRRLARKYHPDLNPGNKEAEEKFKEINEAYSVLGDPEKRKQYDRGETTFTFEGFDFSRPDFADIFDFGFGDLFTDLFSRHRPSPTRGGDILTRTEITLEEAYRGVTKPIAITRHISCSKCKGRGAESVETCPTCKGSGTVGSSRGFFSFRQTCPSCRGSGERISRLCSECRGTGKIVLTETINVKIPPGVEDGQRVKVRGMGEAGEYGGPPGDLYIEVSISPHELFRRDGKDLYVEVPVTVPEAALGAKIEVPTLDGVAIMNLPGGTQSGQKFKLKGKGMPGAHGTHGDLYAIIKVIVPDRINHEAEMILKRLSSFYSENPRKRLLKKEDNK is encoded by the coding sequence ATGGTTGGTACTAAGGATTATTATAAGATTCTTGGAGTTGACAGGAATGCCTCTGACGAAGAGATCAAAAAGGCGTACAGAAGGCTTGCAAGAAAATACCACCCTGATCTTAACCCTGGCAATAAAGAGGCTGAGGAGAAATTTAAAGAGATAAACGAGGCTTATTCAGTTCTTGGTGATCCCGAGAAGCGCAAACAGTACGACAGGGGAGAGACAACTTTTACCTTCGAGGGTTTTGATTTCAGCAGGCCTGATTTTGCTGATATATTTGATTTTGGTTTTGGAGACCTGTTTACTGACCTCTTCAGCAGACACAGGCCTTCACCCACAAGGGGCGGTGACATCCTTACGAGGACAGAAATAACACTGGAAGAGGCATATAGAGGTGTTACAAAGCCCATAGCAATTACCAGACATATAAGCTGTTCCAAATGCAAAGGAAGGGGTGCGGAATCAGTGGAGACCTGCCCTACCTGCAAGGGAAGCGGTACAGTGGGCAGCTCAAGAGGCTTCTTTTCATTCAGACAGACCTGTCCTAGCTGCAGGGGTAGTGGTGAAAGGATTTCGAGGCTATGTTCTGAGTGCAGGGGAACAGGAAAGATAGTTCTGACAGAGACAATTAATGTCAAGATACCTCCTGGAGTGGAGGATGGTCAGAGGGTAAAGGTTCGCGGTATGGGTGAGGCTGGAGAATATGGAGGACCACCAGGAGACCTTTATATAGAAGTAAGTATAAGTCCTCATGAGTTATTCAGAAGAGATGGCAAGGATCTTTATGTAGAGGTTCCTGTCACAGTGCCGGAGGCAGCACTCGGAGCAAAGATTGAGGTTCCAACTCTTGATGGAGTTGCTATTATGAATTTACCAGGAGGCACACAGAGCGGTCAGAAATTTAAACTTAAGGGCAAAGGTATGCCAGGTGCTCACGGAACTCATGGCGATCTCTATGCGATTATCAAGGTTATTGTTCCTGACAGGATAAACCATGAGGCAGAGATGATTTTAAAGAGATTGAGCTCTTTCTACAGTGAAAATCCTCGAAAAAGACTTTTAAAAAAGGAGGATAATAAATGA
- a CDS encoding bifunctional 5,10-methylenetetrahydrofolate dehydrogenase/5,10-methenyltetrahydrofolate cyclohydrolase: protein MIIMEGLSLARRIKEKVVEDVKRIGEEGIRVGLGLLLVGENSASQQYLRATIRACKATGVVPYEFRFPEDASMNEILNTVHSINSDERIHGLIVFFPLPKRLNPRKIVNSILPEKDVDGLGSVAIGKFAAEESTFQLYKEGFDPALAKQFGFLPCTPFGVIRLLEHYNIEIEGKHAVVIGKSLAVGKPLSLMLLAKEATVTVCHKKTPDLKEFTRQADILCVAAGKPGLITSDMVKEGAVIVDIGINVLPDGRVVGDVDFEGVSKKASYITPVPGGVGPVTIAMLLENTVKSAMARL, encoded by the coding sequence ATGATAATAATGGAAGGTTTGAGTCTGGCGAGAAGGATTAAAGAAAAAGTTGTTGAGGATGTAAAAAGGATTGGCGAGGAAGGCATCCGTGTCGGTCTCGGGCTACTTCTTGTAGGAGAAAATTCAGCTTCCCAGCAATATCTCAGGGCAACCATCAGGGCCTGTAAAGCAACCGGAGTCGTGCCCTATGAATTCAGATTTCCTGAGGATGCAAGCATGAACGAGATACTAAATACCGTTCACTCTATTAACAGCGATGAGAGGATTCATGGATTAATTGTCTTTTTCCCTCTGCCTAAGAGGTTGAATCCAAGAAAGATTGTAAATTCCATTCTTCCAGAAAAGGATGTTGATGGTCTTGGCTCTGTTGCCATAGGTAAGTTTGCTGCAGAGGAATCAACGTTCCAGCTCTATAAGGAGGGATTTGATCCTGCCCTTGCAAAGCAGTTTGGTTTTTTGCCTTGTACTCCTTTCGGGGTTATCAGACTTCTCGAACACTATAATATAGAAATTGAGGGAAAACATGCTGTAGTTATCGGAAAAAGCCTTGCTGTTGGTAAGCCACTTTCGCTGATGCTTCTTGCAAAGGAAGCTACTGTCACGGTCTGCCATAAAAAAACCCCTGATCTGAAAGAATTCACCAGACAGGCTGATATACTCTGTGTTGCTGCAGGTAAACCAGGCCTTATAACATCAGATATGGTTAAGGAAGGTGCTGTTATTGTAGACATCGGAATAAATGTACTTCCTGACGGTAGGGTCGTTGGTGATGTTGATTTTGAAGGTGTTTCAAAAAAGGCATCTTATATAACACCTGTTCCAGGGGGGGTAGGACCTGTTACTATTGCAATGCTTTTAGAAAATACCGTGAAGTCTGCAATGGCAAGACTTTAG
- a CDS encoding rhodanese-like domain-containing protein, with protein MKKSCLCLPVILIALFSFPLLINAEDGVGAYVNSNKGTPIPNGHYGLIAKYADQFLSGIAHRTIYAATLVDGVDLPDVADELSDFFLLDIRRPADYCAGHIKGAVNILFEEVAKPENLIKLPSDKPILIICYTGHTASQINAILNMLGYDAWTLRFGMTSWRNVSPTRVWSSRQTPQNIYGGNYPIETCQ; from the coding sequence ATGAAAAAGTCTTGTCTCTGTCTTCCGGTTATCCTGATTGCTTTATTCTCATTTCCACTCCTAATTAATGCTGAAGACGGTGTTGGTGCTTATGTGAATAGCAACAAGGGTACACCAATCCCAAACGGTCACTATGGTCTTATTGCAAAATATGCAGACCAGTTTCTAAGTGGCATCGCCCACAGGACAATCTATGCTGCCACACTCGTTGACGGAGTTGACCTTCCGGATGTTGCTGATGAACTTTCAGATTTCTTTTTACTTGATATAAGAAGACCAGCTGATTACTGCGCGGGTCATATAAAAGGAGCTGTAAATATCCTTTTTGAGGAGGTGGCAAAACCCGAAAATCTTATAAAACTTCCCTCAGATAAACCCATCCTTATAATATGTTACACAGGTCACACAGCAAGCCAGATCAATGCTATACTCAATATGCTTGGTTATGATGCCTGGACACTCAGATTCGGAATGACCTCATGGAGGAATGTCAGCCCCACAAGGGTCTGGTCATCACGCCAAACACCTCAGAATATTTATGGTGGAAATTACCCAATAGAGACCTGCCAGTAA